In Primulina eburnea isolate SZY01 chromosome 5, ASM2296580v1, whole genome shotgun sequence, a single window of DNA contains:
- the LOC140831743 gene encoding uncharacterized protein, which produces MLNLICRRNFGSVSKLHLLQFHLCSSLSISTPDYDSKNGNGDPFAVNYLSERLGFSRECALKAYTNVKFRSSRNPDSVLAFLEENGLSDAQIKHLIKRVPQILTLKPQDNLLPKIEFFRSLGISRDDIVKIIAVAGSFMRRSLQNRIIPSFEFVKNMLKSEKDAVDVIKRFPSFLYMDLQKTLCPNVDILLEAGVPEINVWRLFKQRPRTLLMDPDESKEYVERVAEMGFSPESANFVVAFGVMRRFCKSSWNKKMDVYKRWGYSEDHILLAFRRYPQCIAKSEDKIDAVLDHIINRMGCDPSVFITFPAMMSLSLKITIIPRCSVYQVLKSKGLLYNGSITGFLRHTKEKFLEKFVLPFVDEVPELLQLYPCDLSTPKGSLMIIHRPKNEKCEMPEQKDGPKGR; this is translated from the coding sequence ATGCTAAACCTAATTTGCAGGAGAAATTTTGGTTCTGTGAGTAAACTTCATCTTCTCCAGTTTCATCTTTGTTCTTCGTTAAGCATCAGCACTCCTGATTACGATTCGAAAAATGGAAATGGGGACCCGTTTGCAGTCAATTATCTCTCGGAAAGATTAGGTTTTTCTAGGGAATGTGCTTTAAAAGCTTATACCAATGTCAAATTTAGGAGCTCAAGAAACCCGGATTCAGTCCTTGCGTTCCTCGAGGAAAATGGCCTTAGTGATGCCCAGATCAAGCATCTGATCAAACGTGTTCCCCAAATCCTAACATTGAAGCCCCAGGATAATCTTTTGCCCAAGATCGAATTCTTCCGTTCTTTAGGCATATCTAGGGATGATATCGTCAAGATCATTGCAGTTGCCGGAAGTTTCATGAGAAGAAGCTTGCAGAATCGAATCATCCCGTCGTTCGAATTCGTGAAGAATATGCTGAAATCAGAGAAGGATGCAGTAGATGTTATCAAGAGGTTTCCTAGTTTCCTATATATGGATTTACAAAAGACTCTGTGTCCGAATGTGGATATTTTGCTCGAGGCAGGGGTCCCGGAGATCAATGTTTGGCGTTTGTTCAAGCAACGTCCAAGAACTCTGTTGATGGATCCTGATGAATCTAAAGAGTATGTGGAGCGTGTTGCCGAGATGGGTTTCAGCCCGGAGAGTGCGAATTTTGTTGTAGCTTTCGGAGTGATGAGGAGGTTCTGTAAATCGAGTTGGAATAAGAAGATGGACGTGTACAAGAGATGGGGTTATTCGGAGGATCATATACTCCTTGCTTTCAGGAGATACCCGCAGTGTATAGCAAAGtcagaagataaaattgatgcAGTATTGGatcatattataaatagaatggGTTGTGATCCATCGGTTTTTATCACGTTTCCGGCAATGATGTCTCTAAGCTTGAAGATAACTATTATTCCAAGGTGTTCGGTTTATCAAGTTTTGAAGTCAAAAGGTTTGCTTTATAATGGAAGCATCACAGGTTTTCTTAGGCACACAAAAGAAAAATTTCTTGAGAAGTTTGTGTTGCCCTTTGTGGATGAAGTTCCGGAACTCTTGCAACTATATCCCTGTGATTTGAGTACACCAAAAGGTTCATTGATGATAATACATCGTCCTAAGAATGAAAAATGCGAAATGCCTGAACAAAAGGATGGTCCTAAGGGTAGATAA
- the LOC140832963 gene encoding uncharacterized protein isoform X1: MCRKPENESECIFSIVLLVNTIGGLVESRYVRIEEKVAMFLSILGHHKKNRVIGHDYRRSGHTISIHFHEVMLSILKLHPILLVKPTPVDDNCSNESWKWFKGCLGALDDTFVTVHVPTRDKAKYRTRKGNIAVNVLGVCDRNMNFIYSLTGWEGSAADARVLRDALTRDDSLKVPRGCYYLCDNEYANVEGFLTPYRRVIYHRDAWGNRALGPQNYKELFNWRHSQARNVIERAFGLLKKRWAILRSPSFYPLKTQNRIVMACILLHNFIRSQMSTDPMEEVDEDVGSPGHDADDDFITSFESFGEWDTWRENFASSMWSN; this comes from the exons ATGTGTCGTAAACCTGAGAATGAATCGGAATGCATTTTCTCGATTGTGTTACTTGTTAA taCCATTGGAGGGTTGGTAGAATCGAGATACGTACGAATTGAAGAGAAGGTGGCCATGTTTCTGTCTATCTTGGGTCATCATAAGAAAAATCGAGTGATTGGTCATGATTATCGACGTAGTGGACATACCATCAGCATACATTTCCATGAAGTTATGCTCTCTATTCTCAAATTACATCCGATATTGCTAGTAAAGCCTACTCCGGTGGATGATAATTGCAGTAACGAAAGTTGGAAATGGTTCAAG GGGTGTCTTGGTGCTTTGGATGATACATTTGTCACTGTACATGTACCGACAAGAGATAAGGCGAAGTATCGAACCAGAAAAGGTAATATCGCGGTGAATGTTTTGGGGGTTTGTGATCGCAATATGAACTTTATCTATTCACTTACTGGGTGGGAGGGATCCGCAGCAGATGCTAGAGTTCTAAGAGATGCATTGACTCGCGATGATTCACTGAAAGTTCCCAGAG GTTGTTATTATCTATGTGACAATGAGTACGCAAATGTCGAGGGATTCTTAACTCCGTACAGGCGAGTTATATATCATAGGGATGCTTGGGGAAACCGTGCACTCGGACCACAAAATTACAAGGAGCTTTTCAATTGGAGGCATTCTCAAGCTCGCAACGTTATTGAAAGAGCGTTTGGATTGCTGAAAAAGAGATGGGCTATCCTTCGTAGTCCATCATTCTACCCGCTGAAAACACAAAACAGAATTGTAATGGCTTGCATTCTATTACATAACTTCATTCGCTCACAGATGTCAACTGATCCTATGGAAGAAGTCGATGAGGATGTTGGTAGTCCAGGTCATGACGCCGATGATGATTTCATTACTAGTTTTGAGTCCTTCGGTGAATGGGATACTTGGAGAGAGAACTTTGCATCGTCAATGTGGAGCAACTAA
- the LOC140832963 gene encoding uncharacterized protein isoform X2, with amino-acid sequence MDSGATAGSVVGKGIKADKTRRSWSAHAEEVLIEGLKDVISKGWKSENGFKAGYLTLLENYMRAALPGTNLRGNPHINSKIHVWKKTHGILLTILSKSGVGWNDTEKTIEATDETWEAIIKADPSARPMRSKQWTHYHDWCEIFENDRAVGEQAETFAGAVHDVLNMNYEVIHDTVAFTNDFFNAGEEGDESVSVTHTPSSKPSVVATSKNKKRKLVNADDNAIVEAINHLADITKDTMKDLIKQLATEEKISNADEKVLDTLQGIPELSEDEKVHVAELLVDNHAKLSLFLRLGDKGKLSLAKRLLGGD; translated from the exons ATGGATAGTGGCGCCACTGCAGGGAGTGTGGTTGGGAAAGGAATCAAAGCTGACAAAACGCGACGTAGTTGGAGCGCACATGCAGAAGAAGTTTTAATTGAAGGCCTAAAAGACGTTATCAGCAAGGGATGGAAAAGTGAGAACGGATTCAAAGCTGGGTACTTAACTTTATTGGAGAATTATATGCGTGCAGCACTTCCAGGGACAAACTTACGTGGAAACCCACATATTAACTCCAAAATACATGTGTGGAAGAAAACACATGGtattttgttgactatattAAGCAAAAGTGGAGTTGGGTGGAATGATACTGAGAAAACCATTGAAGCTACGGACGAGACATGGGAAGCAATAATTAag GCAGACCCAAGCGCACGGCCCATGAGATCGAAGCAGTGGACTCATTACCATGATTGGTGTGAAATTTTTGAGAATGATCGAGCAGTAGGTGAACAAGCAGAGACCTTCGCAGGAGCTGTCCACGATGTCCTCAACATGAATTATGAGGTAATTCATGACACAGTTGCATTCACAAATGATTTCTTTAATGCTGGGGAAGAGGGTGACGAGTCAGTATCTGTAACACACACCCCTTCCTCGAAACCAAGTGTAGTAGCCACGTCGAAGAATAAGAAACGTAAACTAGTGAATGCCGATGACAACGCTATAGTTGAAGCCATCAACCATCTCGCTGACATAACAAAAGACACAATGAAAGATTTGATCAAACAGCTAGCAACAGAGGAAAAAATATCCAATGCTGACGAGAAGGTGTTGGATACGTTGCAGGGGATACCAGAGCTTTCAGAAGACGAGAAAGTACATGTTGCTGAGTTGTTGGTTGACAACCATGCGAAGTTGTCACTCTTCTTGCGCCTTGGTGACAAAGGCAAGCTAAGTTTAGCAAAGAGGCTTTTGGGTGGAGATTAA
- the LOC140832964 gene encoding ribonucleases P/MRP protein subunit POP1 isoform X1 produces the protein MDVNASKPRVSVVPPHELNVRKFAESRASELEGLHSVVANRLNNDFRSQRNKRKRTTGHDNRVAHKKFRKKKRVESENPCNNDCLKKHEKKVSRRIRRSIELKKNPQIGFCTSGDGTKRLRTHVWHAKRFSMTKIWGFHIPIGLHGRGRGSRALLKKLRSGVLIHDASYYGTVQLEGPQDKLLSVLSSVLVPSPSKHDGENFDDILSGDHFGSAVLHHTGKPSFPSVAPVTFMWRPLQHITIQKEGHNVIMLDELQSSDDGTTFRRLWLCIHAAALKEASEALTYACMDMTGGSARCVSLEGELATLELIGSKASELLEKMLQPACCVSEKSCYLKKSNADENSDAVKLEKTHVSKINNQISSSLVIPLTVKDPRALTKKQQSIVNEGNSCNFCFGEVETKHESESVANYGDLWDASEGICPPMEESVACMEKYYQRNDYIGLRIKNFGNQNAQEKVKYSRYCPVLLLKNENHEDPVKRCSIVLPLSWVKVFWNAFILNGAHAIGLREKHWIACEIGLPYFPWDYPDCSAYSYIMEMDATASNQKATLCPPSQRPLEIPIPPPWDCVKLIVTSSSEVDDSLNHDERHGSADVLGDNLLRNTVCGLSDATTMSFEGFVARTSFSLNDFLNNISANHLLIFPRMKDQKISMYKVMNDEGLLEQNANVSGMQCGNTQCFLRVHLHAYREGVFEQGAVVCAPDAVDILSWRRSECDEHQLQIPQSSLKSHFVRLPSGKWALQIPEDPAVRESYRCPIGFITTGFVRGSKKPIAGALCEASLLSRLRLEQWKALPARRRRKEIFVLVRNMRSTAYRLALAAIVLEQQEEDVKFM, from the exons ATGGATGTTAATGCGAGCAAACCCCGAGTTTCAGTGGTTCCACCACATGAACTTAATGTGAGGAAATTTGCAGAATCTCGAGCTTCTGAACTCGAGGGTCTTCACTCGGTGGTTGCTAATAGATTAAATAATGATTTCCGTTCTCAAAGGAATAAGAGGAAAAGAACAACCGGACATGACAACCGCGTTGCACATAAGAAGTTTAGAAAAAAGAAGAGAGTGGAATCTGAAAATCCATGTAACAATGATTGTTTGAAAAAGCATGAGAAAAAAGTTTCCCGTCGCATACGTAGGAGCATTGAACTTAAAAAGAACCCACAAATTGGGTTTTGTACTTCAGGGGATGGGACGAAGAGACTGAGAACACATGTTTGGCATGCAAAGCGGTTCTCAATGACAAAAATTTGGGGATTTCACATTCCCATTGGTCTTCATGGAAG AGGAAGAGGTTCAAGGGCTCTGTTAAAGAAATTAAGAAGTGGAGTACTTATCCATGATGCAAGTTACTATGGCACAGTCCAGTTGGAGGGTCCACAG GACAAACTACTATCGGTTTTGAGTTCTGTTTTGGTACCTTCTCCATCAAAACACGATGGAgaaaattttgatgatattctttCTGGTGACCACTTTGGAAGCGCTGTG CTTCATCATACTGGAAAACCTAGCTTCCCATCCGTAGCTCCTGTAACCTTCATGTGGCGACCACTTCAACATATCACTATTCAAAAAGAAGGCCATAATGTCATTATGCTTGATGAGTTGCAAAGCAGTGATGATGGGACTACTTTCCGCCGGCTTTGGCTGTGTATACATGCTGCTGCTTTGAAAGAGGCATCTGAAGCTTTGACATATGCTTGT ATGGATATGACAGGTGGTTCAGCTAGGTGTGTTTCTCTTGAGGGTGAGCTGGCAACGTTAGAATTGATTGGATCAAAAGCATCAGAACTACTTGAGAAGATGCTACAACCTGCCTGCTG TGTTTCTGAGAAATCATGCTATCTGAAGAAATCTAATGCAGATGAGAATAGCGATGCAGTCAAACTAGAGAAGACACACGTCTCTAAGATTAATAATCAGATTTCCTCTTCTTTGGTGATTCCATTAACTGTCAAGGATCCTCGTGCATTGACAAAGAAACAACAATCAATTGTTAACGAAGGAAATTCTTGTAACTTCTGTTTTGGAGAAGTTGAGACTAAGCATGAAAGTGAAAGTGTTGCCAATTACGGTGATTTGTGGGATGCTAGTGAAGGGATATGTCCTCCAATGGAAGAAAGTGTTGCTTGCATGGAAAAATATTATCAGCGAAATGATTATATTGGACTGCGCATTAAAAATTTTGGGAATCAAAATGCTCAAGAAAAAGTGAAATATTCTAGGTATTGCCCTGTTTTGCTACTGAAGAACGAGAATCATGAAGATCCTGTCAAAAG gTGTTCAATTGTTCTCCCTCTAAGTTGGGTTAAAGTATTTTGGAatgcttttattttaaatggtgcTCATGCCATAGGTTTAAGAGAGAAGCACTGGATTGCATGTGAA ATTGGATTGCCGTATTTTCCATGGGACTATCCAGATTGCAGTGCTTACTCGTATATTATGGAAATGGATGCCACTGCCTCGAATCAGAAAGCAACACTATGTCCTCCATCCCAGCGGCCACTAGAAATTCCCATACCACCTCCATGGGATTGTGTGAAACTTATTGTGACTTCATCAAGTGAAGTAGATGATTCTCTTAATCATGATGAACGACATGGTTCTGCTGATGTCTTAGGGGACAACTTATTGAGAAACACTGTCTGTGGGTTATCAGATGCTACCACTATGTCATTTGAAGGTTTCGTGGCAAGGACTTCTTTCAGTCTGAATGATTTCTTGAACAATATCAGTGCCAATCATTTGCTTATATTCCCAAGAATGAAGGATCAAAAGATTAGCATGTATAAAGTCATGAATGATGAAGGACTTCTTGAACAAAATGCCAATGTATCAGGAATGCAGTGTGGCAACACACAATGTTTTCTTCGAGTTCATCTTCACGCTTATAGAGAAGGTGTTTTTGAACAAGGGGCTGTGGTTTGTGCACCTGATGCTGTTGACATACTGTCGTGGAGAAG ATcagaatgtgacgaacatcaactTCAAATACCTCAGTCTTCATTGAAATCGCACTTTGTTCGGTTGCCATCTGGTAAATGGGCACTTCAAATTCCTGAAGATCCAGCTGTCAGAGAATCATATAGGTGTCCTATTGGTTTTATTACTACTGGTTTTGTCCGGGGAAG CAAGAAACCAATAGCAGGTGCGCTTTGTGAGGCAAGCTTACTTTCCAGGCTCAGATTGGAACAGTGGAAGGCTTTACCTGCGAGACGGAGGAGGAAGGAGATTTTTGTCTTGGTCAGGAATATGAGATCCACAGCATATAGACTTGCTCTTGCTGCCATTGTCTTGGAGCAACAAGAAGAAGATGTCAAATTCATGTGA
- the LOC140832964 gene encoding ribonucleases P/MRP protein subunit POP1 isoform X3 yields the protein MTKIWGFHIPIGLHGRGRGSRALLKKLRSGVLIHDASYYGTVQLEGPQDKLLSVLSSVLVPSPSKHDGENFDDILSGDHFGSAVLHHTGKPSFPSVAPVTFMWRPLQHITIQKEGHNVIMLDELQSSDDGTTFRRLWLCIHAAALKEASEALTYACMDMTGGSARCVSLEGELATLELIGSKASELLEKMLQPACCVSEKSCYLKKSNADENSDAVKLEKTHVSKINNQISSSLVIPLTVKDPRALTKKQQSIVNEGNSCNFCFGEVETKHESESVANYGDLWDASEGICPPMEESVACMEKYYQRNDYIGLRIKNFGNQNAQEKVKYSRYCPVLLLKNENHEDPVKRCSIVLPLSWVKVFWNAFILNGAHAIGLREKHWIACEIGLPYFPWDYPDCSAYSYIMEMDATASNQKATLCPPSQRPLEIPIPPPWDCVKLIVTSSSEVDDSLNHDERHGSADVLGDNLLRNTVCGLSDATTMSFEGFVARTSFSLNDFLNNISANHLLIFPRMKDQKISMYKVMNDEGLLEQNANVSGMQCGNTQCFLRVHLHAYREGVFEQGAVVCAPDAVDILSWRRSECDEHQLQIPQSSLKSHFVRLPSGKWALQIPEDPAVRESYRCPIGFITTGFVRGSKKPIAGALCEASLLSRLRLEQWKALPARRRRKEIFVLVRNMRSTAYRLALAAIVLEQQEEDVKFM from the exons ATGACAAAAATTTGGGGATTTCACATTCCCATTGGTCTTCATGGAAG AGGAAGAGGTTCAAGGGCTCTGTTAAAGAAATTAAGAAGTGGAGTACTTATCCATGATGCAAGTTACTATGGCACAGTCCAGTTGGAGGGTCCACAG GACAAACTACTATCGGTTTTGAGTTCTGTTTTGGTACCTTCTCCATCAAAACACGATGGAgaaaattttgatgatattctttCTGGTGACCACTTTGGAAGCGCTGTG CTTCATCATACTGGAAAACCTAGCTTCCCATCCGTAGCTCCTGTAACCTTCATGTGGCGACCACTTCAACATATCACTATTCAAAAAGAAGGCCATAATGTCATTATGCTTGATGAGTTGCAAAGCAGTGATGATGGGACTACTTTCCGCCGGCTTTGGCTGTGTATACATGCTGCTGCTTTGAAAGAGGCATCTGAAGCTTTGACATATGCTTGT ATGGATATGACAGGTGGTTCAGCTAGGTGTGTTTCTCTTGAGGGTGAGCTGGCAACGTTAGAATTGATTGGATCAAAAGCATCAGAACTACTTGAGAAGATGCTACAACCTGCCTGCTG TGTTTCTGAGAAATCATGCTATCTGAAGAAATCTAATGCAGATGAGAATAGCGATGCAGTCAAACTAGAGAAGACACACGTCTCTAAGATTAATAATCAGATTTCCTCTTCTTTGGTGATTCCATTAACTGTCAAGGATCCTCGTGCATTGACAAAGAAACAACAATCAATTGTTAACGAAGGAAATTCTTGTAACTTCTGTTTTGGAGAAGTTGAGACTAAGCATGAAAGTGAAAGTGTTGCCAATTACGGTGATTTGTGGGATGCTAGTGAAGGGATATGTCCTCCAATGGAAGAAAGTGTTGCTTGCATGGAAAAATATTATCAGCGAAATGATTATATTGGACTGCGCATTAAAAATTTTGGGAATCAAAATGCTCAAGAAAAAGTGAAATATTCTAGGTATTGCCCTGTTTTGCTACTGAAGAACGAGAATCATGAAGATCCTGTCAAAAG gTGTTCAATTGTTCTCCCTCTAAGTTGGGTTAAAGTATTTTGGAatgcttttattttaaatggtgcTCATGCCATAGGTTTAAGAGAGAAGCACTGGATTGCATGTGAA ATTGGATTGCCGTATTTTCCATGGGACTATCCAGATTGCAGTGCTTACTCGTATATTATGGAAATGGATGCCACTGCCTCGAATCAGAAAGCAACACTATGTCCTCCATCCCAGCGGCCACTAGAAATTCCCATACCACCTCCATGGGATTGTGTGAAACTTATTGTGACTTCATCAAGTGAAGTAGATGATTCTCTTAATCATGATGAACGACATGGTTCTGCTGATGTCTTAGGGGACAACTTATTGAGAAACACTGTCTGTGGGTTATCAGATGCTACCACTATGTCATTTGAAGGTTTCGTGGCAAGGACTTCTTTCAGTCTGAATGATTTCTTGAACAATATCAGTGCCAATCATTTGCTTATATTCCCAAGAATGAAGGATCAAAAGATTAGCATGTATAAAGTCATGAATGATGAAGGACTTCTTGAACAAAATGCCAATGTATCAGGAATGCAGTGTGGCAACACACAATGTTTTCTTCGAGTTCATCTTCACGCTTATAGAGAAGGTGTTTTTGAACAAGGGGCTGTGGTTTGTGCACCTGATGCTGTTGACATACTGTCGTGGAGAAG ATcagaatgtgacgaacatcaactTCAAATACCTCAGTCTTCATTGAAATCGCACTTTGTTCGGTTGCCATCTGGTAAATGGGCACTTCAAATTCCTGAAGATCCAGCTGTCAGAGAATCATATAGGTGTCCTATTGGTTTTATTACTACTGGTTTTGTCCGGGGAAG CAAGAAACCAATAGCAGGTGCGCTTTGTGAGGCAAGCTTACTTTCCAGGCTCAGATTGGAACAGTGGAAGGCTTTACCTGCGAGACGGAGGAGGAAGGAGATTTTTGTCTTGGTCAGGAATATGAGATCCACAGCATATAGACTTGCTCTTGCTGCCATTGTCTTGGAGCAACAAGAAGAAGATGTCAAATTCATGTGA
- the LOC140832964 gene encoding ribonucleases P/MRP protein subunit POP1 isoform X2, which yields MDVNASKPRVSVVPPHELNVRKFAESRASELEGLHSVVANRLNNDFRSQRNKRKRTTGHDNRVAHKKFRKKKRVESENPCNNDCLKKHEKKVSRRIRRSIELKKNPQIGFCTSGDGTKRLRTHVWHAKRFSMTKIWGFHIPIGLHGRGRGSRALLKKLRSGVLIHDASYYGTVQLEGPQDKLLSVLSSVLVPSPSKHDGENFDDILSGDHFGSAVLHHTGKPSFPSVAPVTFMWRPLQHITIQKEGHNVIMLDELQSSDDGTTFRRLWLCIHAAALKEASEALTYACMDMTGGSARCVSLEGELATLELIGSKASELLEKMLQPACCVSEKSCYLKKSNADENSDAVKLEKTHVSKINNQISSSLVIPLTVKDPRALTKKQQSIVNEGNSCNFCFGEVETKHESESVANYGDLWDASEGICPPMEESVACMEKYYQRNDYIGLRIKNFGNQNAQEKVKYSRYCPVLLLKNENHEDPVKRCSIVLPLSWVKVFWNAFILNGAHAIGLREKHWIACEIGLPYFPWDYPDCSAYSYIMEMDATASNQKATLCPPSQRPLEIPIPPPWDCVKLIVTSSSEVDDSLNHDERHGSADVLGDNLLRNTVCGLSDATTMSFEGFVARTSFSLNDFLNNISANHLLIFPRMKDQKISMYKVMNDEGLLEQNANVSGMQCGNTQCFLRVHLHAYREGVFEQGAVVCAPDAVDILSWRRSECDEHQLQIPQSSLKSHFVRLPSGKWALQIPEDPAVRESYRCPIGFITTGFVRGRQKPIAGALCEASLLSRLRLEQWKALPARRRRKEIFVLVRNMRSTAYRLALAAIVLEQQEEDVKFM from the exons ATGGATGTTAATGCGAGCAAACCCCGAGTTTCAGTGGTTCCACCACATGAACTTAATGTGAGGAAATTTGCAGAATCTCGAGCTTCTGAACTCGAGGGTCTTCACTCGGTGGTTGCTAATAGATTAAATAATGATTTCCGTTCTCAAAGGAATAAGAGGAAAAGAACAACCGGACATGACAACCGCGTTGCACATAAGAAGTTTAGAAAAAAGAAGAGAGTGGAATCTGAAAATCCATGTAACAATGATTGTTTGAAAAAGCATGAGAAAAAAGTTTCCCGTCGCATACGTAGGAGCATTGAACTTAAAAAGAACCCACAAATTGGGTTTTGTACTTCAGGGGATGGGACGAAGAGACTGAGAACACATGTTTGGCATGCAAAGCGGTTCTCAATGACAAAAATTTGGGGATTTCACATTCCCATTGGTCTTCATGGAAG AGGAAGAGGTTCAAGGGCTCTGTTAAAGAAATTAAGAAGTGGAGTACTTATCCATGATGCAAGTTACTATGGCACAGTCCAGTTGGAGGGTCCACAG GACAAACTACTATCGGTTTTGAGTTCTGTTTTGGTACCTTCTCCATCAAAACACGATGGAgaaaattttgatgatattctttCTGGTGACCACTTTGGAAGCGCTGTG CTTCATCATACTGGAAAACCTAGCTTCCCATCCGTAGCTCCTGTAACCTTCATGTGGCGACCACTTCAACATATCACTATTCAAAAAGAAGGCCATAATGTCATTATGCTTGATGAGTTGCAAAGCAGTGATGATGGGACTACTTTCCGCCGGCTTTGGCTGTGTATACATGCTGCTGCTTTGAAAGAGGCATCTGAAGCTTTGACATATGCTTGT ATGGATATGACAGGTGGTTCAGCTAGGTGTGTTTCTCTTGAGGGTGAGCTGGCAACGTTAGAATTGATTGGATCAAAAGCATCAGAACTACTTGAGAAGATGCTACAACCTGCCTGCTG TGTTTCTGAGAAATCATGCTATCTGAAGAAATCTAATGCAGATGAGAATAGCGATGCAGTCAAACTAGAGAAGACACACGTCTCTAAGATTAATAATCAGATTTCCTCTTCTTTGGTGATTCCATTAACTGTCAAGGATCCTCGTGCATTGACAAAGAAACAACAATCAATTGTTAACGAAGGAAATTCTTGTAACTTCTGTTTTGGAGAAGTTGAGACTAAGCATGAAAGTGAAAGTGTTGCCAATTACGGTGATTTGTGGGATGCTAGTGAAGGGATATGTCCTCCAATGGAAGAAAGTGTTGCTTGCATGGAAAAATATTATCAGCGAAATGATTATATTGGACTGCGCATTAAAAATTTTGGGAATCAAAATGCTCAAGAAAAAGTGAAATATTCTAGGTATTGCCCTGTTTTGCTACTGAAGAACGAGAATCATGAAGATCCTGTCAAAAG gTGTTCAATTGTTCTCCCTCTAAGTTGGGTTAAAGTATTTTGGAatgcttttattttaaatggtgcTCATGCCATAGGTTTAAGAGAGAAGCACTGGATTGCATGTGAA ATTGGATTGCCGTATTTTCCATGGGACTATCCAGATTGCAGTGCTTACTCGTATATTATGGAAATGGATGCCACTGCCTCGAATCAGAAAGCAACACTATGTCCTCCATCCCAGCGGCCACTAGAAATTCCCATACCACCTCCATGGGATTGTGTGAAACTTATTGTGACTTCATCAAGTGAAGTAGATGATTCTCTTAATCATGATGAACGACATGGTTCTGCTGATGTCTTAGGGGACAACTTATTGAGAAACACTGTCTGTGGGTTATCAGATGCTACCACTATGTCATTTGAAGGTTTCGTGGCAAGGACTTCTTTCAGTCTGAATGATTTCTTGAACAATATCAGTGCCAATCATTTGCTTATATTCCCAAGAATGAAGGATCAAAAGATTAGCATGTATAAAGTCATGAATGATGAAGGACTTCTTGAACAAAATGCCAATGTATCAGGAATGCAGTGTGGCAACACACAATGTTTTCTTCGAGTTCATCTTCACGCTTATAGAGAAGGTGTTTTTGAACAAGGGGCTGTGGTTTGTGCACCTGATGCTGTTGACATACTGTCGTGGAGAAG ATcagaatgtgacgaacatcaactTCAAATACCTCAGTCTTCATTGAAATCGCACTTTGTTCGGTTGCCATCTGGTAAATGGGCACTTCAAATTCCTGAAGATCCAGCTGTCAGAGAATCATATAGGTGTCCTATTGGTTTTATTACTACTGGTTTTGTCCGGGGAAGGCAA AAACCAATAGCAGGTGCGCTTTGTGAGGCAAGCTTACTTTCCAGGCTCAGATTGGAACAGTGGAAGGCTTTACCTGCGAGACGGAGGAGGAAGGAGATTTTTGTCTTGGTCAGGAATATGAGATCCACAGCATATAGACTTGCTCTTGCTGCCATTGTCTTGGAGCAACAAGAAGAAGATGTCAAATTCATGTGA